A window of Aurantibacillus circumpalustris genomic DNA:
TTGGTTTTTAAAATAACTGGCAAAGGCATAGAAACTGCATCTTCATGCTCGCCCCATAAATGCCATGAATGAGAGTCTAAAATATGTTCAAAAGCTATTTCAGAGATGTTTACTTTTGGTTTTGCGTGTGCTTCAGCAGCATGAGCTTCGGCTACCACTTCGTGTGGTATAGAATCGTGCTCTACCGGACTTGAGCTAAAAGCGAAAAAAGAAATAAATGTAAAAATTATCGCTAAAACGAGTTGCTTTATCCCGGAAGTATTGATTTTATTGGCCATCTGCTTAAAAAACTATCTTGTTTTTGAATTCGGGTGCAAATGTAGGCATATTTTGAGTAAAAACAAGAGTATTTTGCTGGATTTTTTGCGGTAGTTCAAAGAAGTCTTACTTTTAACACAAAATCATTAAAAATCTTCGTTTCATGAACTATTGGCTTATAAAATCAGAACCCTCCGCTTACAGCTGGGAGCAACTTAAAAAAGACAAAAAAACAGATTGGACGGGGGTTCGCAACTATGCCGCCCGCAACAATCTGCGGGATATGAAAAAGGGAGATTATGCCTTTTATTACCACAGTAACGAAGGGGTTGAAATTGTTGGAATTGCCAAAGTGGTGAAAGAAAGTTATCAGGATCCGACTACCAAAGAAACGGCTTGGCTGGCGGTGGATTTTGCCCCGGTAAAAGACCTTAAAAAACCTATTAGTTTAGAAACGCTCAAGAAAGATCCGTTTTTTGCAAATATGGACTTAGTAAGGCTTGGAAGATTGAGTGTTGGAAAAGTGACGGAAACGGAGTTTTTGAAGATTTGCGACATGAGTGGGACGAAACTGGGTTAGTAAAACACTAACCTGCCTGCCGTCGCACGGCCTAAACTACGGCAGGCAGGTTTCACGAATTACACTAAGCTGGGTGTGTAAGACACTAATTTTTCACTAATGTCAGAATTTCGACCGACTTTCTAATAAGCATTAAATCACGTGCAAGCTAACAAATTTATGCACGTTATGGCACTTTTAAATTCAAGTAATTTTCATTAAATTAGAGTTTATATTCATAAGCATGACATCAAAGGCAATAAAGAAAAAAGTTATAGAATACATTACTCAGGCGGAGGATAATGTGGTTGAAGCTGTTTACGAAATGCTTAAATCATACGAAGTTGGTGATGGTGAAAGTTTAATGACGGATGAACAGAAAACTGAAATCGAAAAAAGATCTGCGTTATATAAACAAGGCAAACTCAAGGCCTCTTCTTGGGAAGACGTAAAAAAACGTTCGCGTACAGCTTAATATTTTGTGGCCTTTAAACTAGAAATAACTAGTCTAGCTGAAGAAGAGTATTCTTCTGCCTTTCAATATTATGAAG
This region includes:
- a CDS encoding EVE domain-containing protein, producing MNYWLIKSEPSAYSWEQLKKDKKTDWTGVRNYAARNNLRDMKKGDYAFYYHSNEGVEIVGIAKVVKESYQDPTTKETAWLAVDFAPVKDLKKPISLETLKKDPFFANMDLVRLGRLSVGKVTETEFLKICDMSGTKLG
- a CDS encoding addiction module protein; this translates as MTSKAIKKKVIEYITQAEDNVVEAVYEMLKSYEVGDGESLMTDEQKTEIEKRSALYKQGKLKASSWEDVKKRSRTA